One genomic region from Vitis riparia cultivar Riparia Gloire de Montpellier isolate 1030 chromosome 17, EGFV_Vit.rip_1.0, whole genome shotgun sequence encodes:
- the LOC117904239 gene encoding putative multidrug resistance protein — protein MGKLDLETQKDDTLTSKPEGNEKIEKDDGSSTKPEESGKPATPSGSLRSILRYSDWKDMVLMTLGTFGCVADGLTMSAMMLVISKLMNAYAVTSLSLADIDKYALALLYVALVIGAGSFLEGFCWARTAERQTSRLRRKYLQAVLRQDVGFFERTHGASMTSQVVSSISTDILVIQGVLSEKLPNFIMNIAMFITSQMTALYLCWRLAIVAIPALSMLIIPGIVYGKLLSGLGEKLQEAYAVAGGIVEQAISSIRTVYSYVGEERTVKSYSVALEPTLKLGIKQGLMKGMAIGSIGVTYAVWALQGWYGSILVTDKGVKGGNVFATGACIIYGGLALGSSFINVKHFTEANAAAALILEMIERVPSIDSADQQGKTITEVKGELVFEEIDFAYPSRPGNLVLRKFNLKAVACQTVGLVGSSGSGKSTVINLLQRFYDPLGGEILLDGIGIKSLQLKWLRSQMGLVAQEPILFATTVKENILFGKEEASQEEIVQAAKAANAHNFISQLPNGYDTLVGQLGIQMSEGQKQRISIARALLRDPRILLLDEATSALDSQSEKAVQDAFNQASLGRTTIIVAHRLSALRNADLIAVIQSGEVVEAGSHDQLIQNRHGPYSAMVQLQKTFMKDEIISEPKGNESHNSTSTTEEAAPTAEIANKLSPRLPSHQTNSNQQSEDHYSPPSIWQLMWMTTPEWKPTLVGCIGALSFGLVQPMSSFCMGALLAVYFINDHDEIRSQTKMYCFAFLAFAIFAFITNVIQHYHFGVMGENLTRRVREASLTKILTFEIEWFDQEHNSTGALCSRLSVDSTMARTLVADRLSLLTQAISAAALAVILGMVLAWKLAIVVTALQPFVIGAFYTKAVMMRSMSKKILKAQNKSSELASEAVGNHRIITAFYSQEKVLSLFEVTQKDPKNESLKQSWYAGLGLFTSQILSSGSAGLIFWYGGRLLYHKEISYKHLFQTFFILVATGRLIAETGSMTADLSKGTNALKSVFMTLERKSKMDPDEIKGIKPEKLIGDIEFKEVDFFYPTRPKQMILMGVSLKVDAGKVVALVGQSGSGKSTVIRMIERFYDPSKGSIEVDGIDIKHYNLRALRLHIALVSQEPTLFAGTIQENIAYAKENASEAEIIEAATVANAHEFISSMKDGYATYCGERGVQLSGGQKQRLALARAILKNPAILLLDEATSALDVKLESLVQDALEKTMVGRTCLVVAHRLSTIQKSDKISVIDDGKIVEEGSHGELLAKGEKGAYFSLVKLQQHATMEKRELNLIGRNIEPSKDE, from the exons ATGGGAAAACTCGATTTAGAAACACAGAAGGATGATACATTAACAAGCAAACcagaaggaaatgaaaaaatagaGAAGGATGATGGATCATCAACCAAACCTGAAGAAAGTGGGAAACCTGCAACTCCATCTGGGTCATTACGGTCGATTTTGAGATACTCGGACTGGAAGGACATGGTGTTGATGACACTGGGGACGTTTGGCTGTGTTGCAGACGGATTAACCATGTCAGCTATGATGCTGGTTATCAGCAAACTGATGAATGCTTACGCCGTTACATCTCTCTCCCTTGCAGACATAGATAAG TACGCATTGGCCTTACTCTATGTAGCACTTGTCATAGGTGCGGGTTCATTTCTAG AAGGATTTTGTTGGGCACGCACCGCAGAAAGGCAAACTTCTAGACTGCGCAGGAAATATTTACAAGCAGTTCTGCGGCAAGACGTTGGATTCTTCGAGAGAACTCATGGCGCATCCATGACCTCCCAAGTAGTCTCAAGTATTTCAACAGACATTCTTGTCATACAAGGAGTTCTCAGTGAGAAG CTTCCAAATTTCATCATGAATATAGCAATGTTCATCACATCTCAAATGACTGCTCTGTACCTCTGTTGGAGACTGGCTATTGTTGCCATTCCTGCACTTTCCATGTTGATTATTCCAGGAATAGTATATGGAAAGCTGTTATCAGGGCTTGGAGAGAAGCTACAAGAAGCTTATGCTGTTGCTGGAGGAATTGTGGAGCAGGCAATATCATCAATCAGGACTGTTTATTCTTATGTTGGAGAGGAAAGAACAGTGAAAAGCTATTCAGTTGCACTGGAACCGACTTTAAAGCTTGGGATCAAACAAGGACTGATGAAGGGAATGGCCATTGGCAGCATAGGAGTTACATATGCCGTTTGGGCACTACAGGGGTGGTATGGGAGCATTTTGGTCACTGACAAAGGAGTTAAAGGTGGCAATGTTTTCGCTACAGGAGCGTGCATAATATACGGAGGACT TGCTCTTGGCAGTTCTTTCATCAATGTGAAGCACTTTACTGAAGCAAATGCAGCAGCTGCACTTATTTTAGAAATGATTGAGCGTGTACCAAGCATAGATTCTGCAGATCAACAAGGCAAAACCATCACCGAAGTCAAAGGTGAATTGGTGTTTGAGGAAATTGATTTTGCATATCCATCACGGCCAGGAAACTTAGTATTAAGAAAATTCAATCTTAAAGCGGTTGCTTGCCAGACTGTTGGATTGGTGGGTAGCAGTGGTTCAGGTAAATCTACTGTGATTAATTTGCTCCAAAGATTCTATGATCCTCTTGGGGGAGAGATACTGTTGGATGGGATTGGCATAAAAAGCCTTCAGCTAAAATGGTTACGAAGCCAGATGGGTCTAGTTGCCCAAGAGCCTATACTTTTTGCAACCACAGTCAAAGAGAATATTCTATTTGGAAAAGAGGAGGCCTCACAGGAGGAGATAGTTCAAGCAGCTAAAGCTGCCAATGCACATAACTTCATTTCACAACTACCCAATGGATATGACACCCTG GTAGGACAATTGGGTATTCAGATGTCTGAAGGGCAGAAACAAAGGATTTCCATTGCAAGGGCATTGCTAAGAGATCCAAGAATCCTGCTGCTTGATGAAGCCACTAGTGCGTTGGATTCCCAGTCTGAAAAGGCTGTCCAGGATGCTTTCAATCAGGCATCATTAGGAAGAACCACTATAATTGTTGCACATCGCCTGTCTGCACTGCGTAATGCTGACTTGATTGCTGTTATTCAATCTGGAGAAGTAGTGGAAGCTGGTTCCCATGACCAACTTATACAAAACAGGCACGGCCCATACTCAGCAATGGTGCAGCTGCAGAAAACATTCATGAAAGATGAAATCATATCAGAGCCTAAAGGAAATGAAAGTCACAATTCCACCTCCACCACTGAAGAAGCTGCCCCCACTGCAGAAATAGCAAACAAATTGAGTCCTCGGTTACCTAGTCATCAGACAAACAGCAACCAACAGTCAGAAGATCATTACAGCCCCCCATCTATCTGGCAACTGATGTGGATGACAACACCAGAGTGGAAGCCAACCCTAGTCGGTTGCATTGGTGCTCTTAGCTTTGGATTAGTTCAGCCAATGAGCTCTTTCTGCATGGGTGCACTTCTAGCTGTTTACTTCATCAATGACCATGATGAGATTAGATCACAAACAAAAATGTACTGTTTTGCCTTCTTAGCCTTTGCTATCTTTGCTTTCATCACCAATGTCATTCAGCATTACCACTTTGGTGTTATGGGAGAGAACCTGACAAGAAGGGTCAGGGAGGCAAGCCTCACAAAGATCTTGACATTTGAGATCGAATGGTTTGATCAAGAACACAACAGCACTGGGGCTCTCTGTTCGAGATTATCTGTGGATTCGACCATGGCAAGAACTCTTGTTGCTGACCGGTTGTCACTGTTGACTCAAGCCATCTCTGCTGCAGCTTTAGCAGTTATTTTGGGTATGGTTTTAGCTTGGAAACTTGCCATTGTAGTTACCGCTTTACAACCATTCGTCATAGGTGCTTTTTATACTAAAGCAGTAATGATGAGGAGTATGTCCAAGAAAATCTTGAAAGCGCAGAATAAGAGCAGTGAATTAGCAAGTGAGGCTGTTGGGAACCACAGAATCATTACTGCATTCTATTCTCAGGAAAAGGTTTTGTCACTTTTTGAGGTTACACAGAAAGATCCCAAGAATGAGAGCCTTAAACAATCTTGGTATGCTGGGCTTGGGCTATTTACCTCACAGATCCTCTCTTCTGGTAGTGCAGGACTAATTTTCTGGTATGGAGGGAGGCTGCTATACCATAAAGAAATTTCATATAAGCACCTGTTTCAGACATTTTTCATCCTGGTGGCAACAGGGAGACTTATTGCAGAAACGGGGAGCATGACTGCTGATTTATCAAAGGGCACAAATGCATTAAAGTCAGTTTTTATGACTCTAGAAAGAAAGAGCAAAATGGACCCAGATGAAATCAAAGGGATAAAACCAGAAAAGCTTATTGGAGATATCGAATTTAAAGAGGTGGATTTCTTTTATCCAACAAGACCAAAACAGATGATATTGATGGGTGTAAGCCTAAAGGTTGATGCTGGAAAAGTAGTGGCATTAGTCGGCCAAAGTGGATCTGGAAAATCTACTGTCATCAGAATGATTGAGAGATTCTATGACCCATCAAAAGGATCCATTGAAGTTGATGGAATTGACATCAAACACTACAATCTAAGAGCTTTAAGGTTACATATTGCATTGGTAAGTCAGGAGCCCACTCTATTTGCAGGAACTATCCAGGAAAACATTGCATATGCGAAAGAGAATGCAAGTGAAGCTGAGATTATTGAAGCGGCCACTGTAGCAAATGCCCATGAATTTATAAG TTCCATGAAGGATGGTTATGCAACCTATTGTGGGGAAAGAGGTGTGCAACTATCAGGAGGGCAAAAGCAGAGATTAGCTCTTGCTCGAGCAATCTTGAAAAATCCTGCAATATTGCTTTTAGATGAGGCAACGAGTGCATTGGATGTCAAATTGGAGAGCCTTGTTCAAGATGCACTGGAGAAGACCATGGTTGGTCGGACATGCCTGGTTGTAGCTCATCGActgtccacaattcaaaaatcAGATAAAATATCAGTGATTGATGATGGGAAGATTGTGGAAGAGGGGTCGCATGGTGAGCTACTTGCTAAGGGAGAAAAAGGTGCATATTTTTCACTTGTAAAACTCCAACAGCATGCCACCATGGAGAAGAGAGAGCTCAATTTAATTGGTAGGAACATCGAGCCATCCAAGGATGAATGA
- the LOC117904913 gene encoding vignain-like, giving the protein MPIRNLQLLHLLSLVLFLHSHLLSSIWLFFHSSIYTWFRVSQLPSKYQKMKRFFVVALSLVLVVGIVESFDFHQKELETEESLWNLYERWRSHHTVSRSLDEKHKRFNVFKENVNFVHEFNKNDEPYKLKLNKFADMTNHEFRSTYAGSKVNHHRMFRGSQHAAGSFMYEKVKSVPPSVDWRKKGAVTPIKDQGQCGSCWAFSTVVAVEGINHIKTNKLVSLSEQELVDCDTSENQGCNGGLMEYAFEFIKEKGGITTEQNYPYTAEDGSCDVSKVNSPVVSIDGHETVPPNNEDALLKAAANQPISVAIDAGGSAFQFYSEGVFAGRCGTDLDHGVAIVGYGTTLDGTKYWIVKNSWGTDWGENGYIRMKRGISAKEGLCGIAVEASYPIKNSSTNPVGAPSSLKDEL; this is encoded by the exons ATGCCCATAAGGAACCTTCAACTTCTTCATTTATTATCACTTGTTTTGTTCCTGCACTCCCATCTCTTATCTTCCATTTGGTTATTCTTTCATTCTTCTATATATACCTGGTTCAGAGTCTCTCAGTTGCCATCCAAGTATCAGAAAATGAAGCGGTTTTTCGTGGTTGCTCTCTCATTGGTTTTGGTTGTTGGGATTGTTGAGAGTTTTGATTTCCATCAGAAGGAGTTGGAGACTGAAGAAAGTTTGTGGAATTTGTATGAGAGGTGGAGGAGCCATCACACTGTGTCTAGGAGTCTGGATGAGAAGCACAAGCGCTTTAATGTGTTCAAGGAGAATGTGAATTTTGTCCATGAGTTCAACAAGAATGATGAGCCTTACAAGTTGAAACTCAACAAGTTCGCAGACATGACTAACCATGAGTTCAGAAGCACTTATGCCGGCTCAAAGGTGAACCACCACAGGATGTTCCGAGGGAGCCAACATGCAGCTGGGAGCTTCATGTATGAGAAGGTAAAGAGTGTCCCACCATCTGTTGATTGGAGGAAGAAAGGCGCTGTCACACCCATCAAGGATCAAGGCCAATGTG GTAGTTGCTGGGCCTTTTCAACGGTTGTGGCAGTTGAAGGAATCAACCAtattaaaacaaacaaactagTTTCTTTGTCTGAGCAAGAGTTGGTGGACTGTGACACTTCAGAAAACCAGGGATGCAATGGAGGCCTAATGGAATATGCCTTTgaattcatcaaagaaaaagggGGTATAACAACAGAGCAGAACTACCCTTACACAGCTGAAGATGGAAGTTGTGATGTGTCAAAG GTGAATTCGCCAGTAGTGTCTATTGATGGCCATGAAACCGTACCTCCTAACAATGAGGACGCTTTGCTAAAAGCAGCTGCAAACCAACCGATATCCGTTGCCATAGATGCTGGGGGTTCTGCCTTCCAGTTCTACTCTGAG GGGGTGTTTGCAGGAAGATGTGGTACAGACCTAGATCATGGGGTGGCAATTGTGGGCTATGGAACAACTCTTGATGGGACCAAATACTGGATTGTGAAGAACTCATGGGGAACTGATTGGGGAGAGAACGGTTATATCAGGATGAAGCGAGGCATCTCTGCTAAGGAAGGACTCTGCGGTATAGCAGTGGAAGCTTCATATCCCATcaagaactcctcaacaaaccCTGTGGGAGCTCCATCCTCTCTCAAGGATGAGCTCTAA